A section of the Acanthopagrus latus isolate v.2019 chromosome 20, fAcaLat1.1, whole genome shotgun sequence genome encodes:
- the LOC119009437 gene encoding circularly permutated Ras protein 1-like, with translation MMEFACGFVYVPPSVSQKDGQRSTANVVKRSALLPPLNRVRPRIPPPPPPTNPAEAKSPKSLSPTPKIVEQLEKSKEVKTSVKPSSVFYENAEFHNKAGAASAVSRPVNAQQKTPRKTALLPPHMKPAANSLPLLSPNTTGQTFTYDLPKDEPDLNTESWDPDYSYTLPEGTGLHVKLPADNSVVTAQQIAPPLPPRPSFMKSMPEYVVLLPSSPPSPSPQKSNYPSRVPSPTGSADKGFLPGNPNVVLVSLGKLLSEERVQTIQGEPISCSQCGAVLDSSCDNEAKVCYFCQSSELTSSLSAPPCPLSGYQDGLFELPPDEKLPCAADALLLFCIDISGSMSMTSQVSEGEPAVHRSRLQFVQEAVLQCVQRLSEQQPDIQVGLITFNHQVTMHGHDSFPSRFLYGAELADVNYLKKAAASFPSPPPLSQTKDYLQRQVQGLSESGTTALGPAALLAIAMASRQPGSKVIICTDGKANTELGNLEEEDIDARTLLSSTIFYQELGEYAANQGVTVSVLSIEGTDCRLDELGRLVDRTGGKAVIASPKRLHREFEQIIENRTIATHCAVTLLLPKSLRMRGEREAGHKVIREVGNVDPNTEITFQFGADDQDTGVSVPTSGSRVSIQLQVRYRQRSGQTMLRVITADRDVTDDSSAALSSLSLAIIQLNSSQASAALAVRGRFLDARREGELQRKLIERAIEHNRSVEDKQTYQEWVKTMEPIYNSIHNFTRRKSVISDSQTLTDAGAALLYAMKHSNRKSISLKDKHKL, from the exons ATGATGGAATTTGCTTGTGGGTTTGTTTATGTGCCGCCATCGGTGAGTCAGAAGGACGGCCAGCGATCCACTGCCAATGTCGTCAAACGCTCAG CTCTTCTCCCTCCTTTGAACCGGGTCCGTCCTCGcattcctccacctcctcctcccacaaATCCTGCGGAAGCCAAATCACCAAAGTCCCTCTCACCGACCCCCAAGATTGTGGAACAGTTGGAAAAGAGCAAGGAGGTTAAGACATCGGTGAAGCCCTCTTCTGTCTTCTACGAGAATGCAGAATTTCACAATAAAGCAGGGGCTGCCTCTGCTGTCAGCAGGCCTGTCAACGCTCAGCAGAAAACACCTCGAAAAACAG CTCTTCTTCCACCACACATGAAACCTGCGGCCAACAGCCTGCCACTCCTGTCCCCTAACACCACTGGCCAGACATTTACCTATGACCTCCCCAAAGATGAGCCTGATTTAAACACAGAGTCTTGGGATCCAGACTACTCATACACCCTCCCGGAGGGCACAGGGCTCCATGTGAAGCTGCCGGCTGATAATAGTGTTGTGACGGCCCAGCAAATAG ctccacctcttcctccgAGACCTTCCTTCATGAAGTCAATGCCAGAATACGTGGTTCTGTTACCCTCATCCCCACCGTCTCCTTCACCTCAGAAATCAAATTACCCGTCACGTGTCCCATCACCTACTG GATCAGCAGATAAGGGGTTTCTACCAGGGAATCCTAATGTGGTCCTTGTCAGTTTAGGAAAATTACTCTCAGAGGAAAGAG TGCAGACCATACAAGGAGAACCCATCTCCTGCTCCCAGTGCGGCGCTGTGCTGGACTCCTCCTGTGACAATGAG GCGAAAGTGTGTTACTTCTGTCAGTCCTCAGAGTTGACCAGCTCTCTCAGTGCACCACCATGTCCCCTGTCTGGCTACCAGGACGGCCTCTTTGAGCTGCCTCCTGATGAAAAACTCCCATGTGCTGCTGAcgctctgctgctcttctgcaTCGACATCTCGGGCTCCATGAGCATGACCTCCCAG GTGTCAGAGGGAGAGCCGGCTGTCCACAGATCCCGTCTACAA TTTGTCCAGGAAGCCGTTTTACAGTGCGTTCAGAGACTGAGTGAGCAACAACCTGATATACAAGTGGGACTCATCACCTTCAACCATCAG GTGACGATGCATGGACATGACAGTTTCCCCTCACGTTTCCTGTACGGTGCTGAGTTGGCCGACGTCAACTATCTGAAAAAGGCTGCAGCCAGTTTTCCCAGTCCGCCTCCACTGTCACAGACCAAGGACTACTTACAGAGACAAGTTCAAGG ATTATCTGAATCTGGGACAACAGCTCTTGGTCCAGCTGCTCTCCTGGCGATTGCAATGGCCTCCAGACAGCCAGGCTCCAAG GTGATTATCTGTACAGATGGGAAGGCCAACACAGAGCTGGGGaacctggaggaggaagacattGACGCTCGCACCCTCCTCTCATCCACCATCTTCTACCAGGAGCTGGGAGAGTACGCGGCCAATCAGGG TGTGACGGTGTCTGTGCTGTCCATAGAGGGAACTGACTGCAGGCTGGACGAGCTGGGAAGACTCGTTGATCGCACTGGGGGGAAA GCGGTAATTGCAAGTCCCAAAAGGTTGCACCGGGAGTTTGAGCAGATCATTGAGAACAGGACCATCGCTACACATTGTGCTGTCACATTACTGCTGCCCAAATCACT GCgcatgagaggagagagggaggcaggacACAAAGTGATCAGAGAGGTGGGGAACGTGGACCCAAACACAGAGATCACCTTCCAGTTTGGAGCCGATGATCAGGACACAGGAG TGTCAGTGCCGACCTCTGGCAGCCGTGTGTCCATCCAGCTGCAGGTCAGGTACAGGCAGAGGAGCGGACAGACGATGCTCAGAGTGATCACTGCAGACCGAGATGTCACTGACGACAG CTCGGCAgccctgtcctctctgtctctggccATCATTCAGCTCAACTCGTCACAGGCCAGCGCCGCTCTGGCTGTGAGGGGCCGCTTCCTCGACGCCAGGAGGGaaggagagctgcagaggaagctgatCGAGAGAGCAAT agagcATAATCGCagtgtggaggacaaacagacaTACCAAGAATGGGTTAAAACCATGGAGCCAATATACAACAGCATACATAACTTCACCAGG aggAAATCTGTCATTTCAGACTCGCAG ACTCTAACAGATGCTGGTGCGGCGCTGCTGTACGCCATGAAGCACAGCAACAGGAAGTCCATCTCGCTGAAGgataaacacaaactgtag
- the LOC119009439 gene encoding uncharacterized protein LOC119009439: MMAALVTGLIPILRTAVDATTTYKCHSLWFGFLCIRLVILFLAELPFTKLDADFTCNSTKDSICTEACYNRHFHKPMMVAWNFIYVLVILSVLLMVLFTSHFRSLAQKRNSRQVKTNVELKGEAQVSPTNHWDGVIDFHRNRGAVGFYLLSIILCILSEVWFVYVLLSWNLPALNNGPFECSTDICSELHVCVVSAAPEKRMSIYALASISGLIIVCSFSLCIYSIAHYLCNF; encoded by the coding sequence ATGATGGCAGCCTTGGTAACAGGCCTCATCCCCATCCTCCGGACAGCGGTAGATGCCACCACCACCTACAAGTGCCACTCCCTGTGGTTCGGCTTCCTGTGCATCCGCCTGGTGATCCTGTTCCTGGCCGAGCTGCCCTTCACCAAACTGGACGCCGACTTCACCTGCAACAGCACCAAGGACAGCATCTGCACCGAAGCCTGTTATAACAGACACTTCCACAAGCCTATGATGGTCGCCTGGAACTTCATCTACGTGCTGGTCATCCTCTCGGTCCTGCTCATGGTGCTATTCACCTCCCATTTCCGCTCCCTGGCCCAGAAGAGGAACTCTCGGCAGGTGAAGACCAATGTGGAGCTGAAGGGGGAGGCTCAGGTCTCCCCCACAAACCACTGGGACGGAGTCATCGATTTCCATAGAAACAGAGGCGCAGTGGGCTTCTACCTGCTCAGCATCATTCTGTGTATCCTGAGTGAGGTCTGGTTTGTGTATGTCCTGCTGTCTTGGAACCTGCCAGCTCTGAACAATGGTCCATTTGAATGCTCAACAGACATCTGCTCAGAGTTACACGTTTGTGTTGTGAGTGCCGCCCCAGAGAAGCGCATGTCTATTTATGCTTTGGCTTCAATCTCAGGCCTGATTATTGTTTGTTCATTCTCCTTGTGCATTTATTCCATCGCTCACTACCTTTGCAACTTTTGA